The Dyella caseinilytica genome has a window encoding:
- a CDS encoding PTS sugar transporter subunit IIA — translation MSVGVLLMTHESVGQALVKAARHVLPKLPLRVATVEVPARSDPDVMRTLTAKHARELDHGDGVLVLADLYGATPCNIGLSLSTVGVRLRCVSGLNLPMLLRVLNYADKPLDELAEIAASGGRGGIFIDHA, via the coding sequence ATGAGCGTCGGCGTGCTTCTGATGACCCACGAGTCGGTCGGCCAGGCGTTGGTGAAAGCGGCACGTCACGTGCTGCCGAAGCTGCCGCTGCGGGTCGCCACCGTGGAAGTGCCGGCACGCTCTGATCCGGATGTGATGCGCACGCTGACTGCCAAGCATGCGCGTGAACTGGATCACGGCGATGGTGTGCTGGTGTTGGCGGATCTGTACGGCGCCACGCCATGCAACATCGGCCTGTCGTTGAGTACGGTTGGCGTAAGACTGCGCTGCGTATCAGGTTTGAACTTGCCCATGCTGTTGCGCGTGCTTAATTACGCCGACAAGCCGCTGGATGAACTTGCGGAAATCGCGGCCAGCGGCGGTCGCGGAGGAATATTCATAGACCATGCTTGA
- a CDS encoding HPr family phosphocarrier protein — protein MLEKEIVVSNKLGLHARASAKLVQLVQSFKSTVWLISKGREVNAQSIMGVMMLAAGIGTPLTIRTEGPDESVALNAVVDLFNRKFDEGA, from the coding sequence ATGCTTGAAAAAGAAATTGTCGTCTCCAACAAATTGGGCTTGCATGCCCGCGCATCGGCCAAGCTGGTGCAGCTCGTGCAAAGTTTCAAATCCACCGTCTGGTTGATCAGCAAAGGCCGCGAAGTGAATGCACAAAGCATCATGGGCGTGATGATGTTGGCCGCAGGCATTGGCACACCGCTCACCATCCGCACCGAGGGTCCGGATGAGTCGGTTGCGCTGAACGCAGTGGTGGATTTGTTCAATCGCAAATTCGACGAAGGGGCGTAG